A genomic region of Leptolyngbya sp. FACHB-261 contains the following coding sequences:
- a CDS encoding metal ABC transporter solute-binding protein, Zn/Mn family, with amino-acid sequence MGTAEGSHPDPIEQECAVGRSKQSGRFCSRARRGSWALVLSLAVANLSACTPATPELRGSASPQAQATGSATPAIKTLKIVTTILPVTGFTKAVAGERAEVRYLIPTNVGPHDYQARPEDARTLAEADVLVKNGLGIEEYLDNMIANANHPGLKIVDASQGVSTLGADAEAPAHVGGTGEATATDEHEHEGEFNPHVWLDPARAIQQVENIRDGLIAADPQGRAIYTANAAAYIERLKALDAEFAAALKPYTGKEFVTYHDFAPYFAQRYKLKTEFLVGVPEENPAPGDVRRVLNAVQQSELKTLLSEPQATGSPFSALANDLKVQVSYFDPMETSGPEGVQPDYYFTVMRQNLKNLRAAFGSGSAQLPVWSPSRAYAVLLPSP; translated from the coding sequence GTGGGAACAGCTGAGGGTAGTCATCCAGACCCAATTGAGCAGGAGTGTGCCGTGGGCAGGTCAAAGCAATCTGGGCGATTTTGCAGTCGGGCTCGTCGAGGATCCTGGGCTTTGGTTCTGTCGCTTGCAGTTGCCAACCTGAGCGCTTGTACGCCAGCCACTCCTGAATTAAGAGGTTCGGCCTCTCCTCAAGCTCAAGCCACTGGTTCTGCAACACCAGCAATAAAGACCTTAAAGATCGTCACTACCATCCTGCCAGTAACTGGTTTTACGAAAGCGGTCGCCGGGGAGCGGGCAGAGGTTCGCTACCTTATTCCCACCAATGTTGGTCCCCACGATTATCAGGCCAGGCCTGAAGACGCCCGCACCCTAGCAGAGGCGGATGTGTTGGTGAAGAACGGTCTAGGTATAGAAGAATACCTGGATAACATGATCGCCAACGCCAATCATCCAGGGCTCAAGATCGTTGATGCTAGTCAAGGTGTGTCAACGCTCGGTGCTGATGCAGAAGCACCGGCTCACGTCGGTGGTACGGGTGAGGCTACTGCAACTGACGAGCACGAGCATGAAGGGGAATTTAACCCTCATGTCTGGCTAGACCCTGCTCGGGCAATCCAACAAGTTGAAAATATCCGCGATGGGCTCATTGCCGCTGATCCCCAAGGTCGCGCAATCTATACCGCTAATGCTGCAGCATACATCGAGCGACTAAAAGCTCTGGATGCCGAATTTGCTGCTGCCCTCAAGCCTTACACTGGCAAAGAATTTGTCACCTATCACGATTTTGCGCCCTACTTTGCCCAGCGCTACAAGCTCAAAACCGAGTTTTTGGTGGGCGTTCCTGAGGAGAATCCGGCTCCTGGCGATGTTAGACGGGTGCTCAATGCCGTTCAACAATCGGAACTCAAAACGCTACTGAGCGAACCGCAGGCAACAGGCAGTCCATTTTCAGCTTTGGCAAACGACCTCAAGGTTCAAGTTAGTTATTTTGACCCCATGGAGACCAGTGGACCCGAGGGCGTGCAGCCAGATTACTACTTCACAGTGATGCGGCAGAACCTCAAGAATCTGCGGGCTGCCTTTGGCAGTGGCTCAGCCCAACTGCCGGTCTGGTCGCCCAGTCGAGCCTATGCAGTTTTGCTGCCCAGTCCATAG
- a CDS encoding metal ABC transporter ATP-binding protein, whose translation METILEVEQLTVLRGRYAAVQDVSFRLEAGTDTAIIGPNGAGKSTLVQAILGILPWQSGEVSLLGQLMNRSGHFPTRVRKHLAYLPQSFLFDRGIPMTVSELVGLGWGQLGPSLPGLGHRQRQQAVQQALTQVNASHLLHQSISGLSGGETKRVLLACCLVCPRRLLVLDEAPAGLDSRGESEFYQLLNQLKTEHHWTILQVSHDLEMVSRHCDRVICLNRTLVCQGPPEVALSPENLMVAYGPEFTRYRHSH comes from the coding sequence ATGGAAACTATTTTAGAAGTTGAGCAATTGACCGTCCTTCGCGGTCGTTATGCCGCAGTTCAGGATGTCTCTTTTCGCCTAGAGGCGGGCACGGATACAGCGATCATTGGTCCCAATGGTGCCGGTAAGAGCACCTTGGTTCAGGCCATTCTGGGCATTTTGCCCTGGCAGAGCGGTGAAGTTTCGCTGCTGGGCCAGTTAATGAACCGCTCTGGGCATTTCCCCACGCGTGTCCGCAAGCATTTAGCCTACTTACCTCAAAGCTTTCTGTTCGATCGGGGCATTCCGATGACTGTGTCAGAGCTGGTGGGGTTGGGCTGGGGCCAGTTGGGTCCCAGCTTGCCCGGGCTGGGACATCGCCAGCGTCAGCAAGCGGTCCAACAGGCTCTGACGCAAGTGAATGCTAGCCACCTGCTGCACCAGTCGATTAGCGGTTTGTCTGGGGGCGAAACCAAACGAGTGCTGTTGGCCTGCTGCCTGGTTTGCCCGCGTCGCTTGCTGGTTCTGGATGAAGCTCCCGCTGGCTTGGACTCGCGTGGGGAGTCAGAGTTCTACCAATTACTAAACCAGCTCAAGACCGAGCATCACTGGACTATTTTGCAGGTCTCCCACGATCTGGAGATGGTGAGCCGCCACTGCGATCGGGTTATTTGCCTGAACCGAACTCTCGTTTGCCAGGGACCACCAGAGGTGGCCCTATCCCCCGAAAATTTGATGGTTGCCTACGGTCCAGAGTTCACCCGCTACCGACACAGCCATTGA
- a CDS encoding STAS domain-containing protein codes for MLCEVSCLRGEVARQHYEIIVLSPRGKMCSLEAVYFGRELQEAGKGRYPHLLVDMSRVTSIDSCGVGALVASQRIAKAHRVRLALASLQRDVQPVMKLMDINKLIEIYDAPDQFVKVVQSSLQTHPSPTHPFGSDLGVNGLTVNGTQPSLNRKRLTLEPTDHLDLDSGKTASAQTRIDPHKAPLHLDNQRLSAHSLDQWQFEPFSLEQSVPQRPV; via the coding sequence CGAAGTAGCGCGCCAGCACTACGAGATCATTGTTCTCAGCCCACGGGGCAAAATGTGCTCATTAGAAGCGGTCTACTTCGGGCGAGAGCTTCAGGAAGCCGGCAAAGGTCGCTATCCGCATCTCTTGGTTGATATGTCTAGGGTGACTTCAATCGATAGCTGCGGTGTGGGAGCCCTAGTCGCTAGCCAAAGAATCGCCAAAGCCCACCGCGTGAGGTTAGCCCTAGCCTCCTTACAACGGGACGTCCAACCCGTGATGAAACTGATGGACATCAACAAGCTGATTGAGATCTACGACGCCCCAGACCAATTTGTAAAGGTTGTGCAGTCATCTCTGCAAACACATCCGTCGCCAACCCATCCATTCGGCAGCGACTTGGGCGTCAACGGCTTAACAGTTAACGGAACTCAGCCGTCCCTCAACCGCAAACGCCTCACTCTAGAGCCTACGGATCACTTAGACCTAGACTCCGGCAAGACAGCTTCTGCCCAGACGCGAATAGACCCTCATAAGGCTCCTTTGCATCTAGACAATCAGCGTCTGAGCGCTCATTCCCTAGACCAGTGGCAGTTTGAGCCTTTCTCACTTGAGCAATCAGTGCCTCAGCGCCCAGTCTAG